In Citrus sinensis cultivar Valencia sweet orange chromosome 2, DVS_A1.0, whole genome shotgun sequence, a single genomic region encodes these proteins:
- the LOC102620516 gene encoding zinc finger protein CONSTANS-LIKE 12 isoform X1: protein MEPLCEFCGVVRAVVYCKSDMARLCLHCDGCVHSANSLSRRHSRSLLCDKCYSQPAIIRFMDAKLCLCQACDWNSNSCSSLGHRCVVLNPYTGCPSLSEFTRLWSSVLDSTCLGDSSTSWGPPNSLSLNENCGSGSTCLEQKDNEGSFGLVTGNLNELEPSSKFESWIGNCSTIPPNPNYMPYCSDQAPFFFEESGEPKGCSDFKDLKLPDGDDLCEGLNIDDVQLNFESGDEIFGCSQGQTRYQFEDVGTNRQLMEKNISVTESDGPIENALEASSSGQQDCVAFQSSPVGGAVGVMQGINGSANCMLVNLSCNRNISLGFPTGQVPSSMSLSLSNLIGESTAANYQDCGLSLIFLTGESPWEPNLETSCPQARDKAKMRYNEKKKTRTFSKQIRYVSRKARADTRKRVKGRFVKAGEAYDYDPLGTRNF from the exons atggaacCTTTATGTGAGTTTTGTGGGGTGGTGAGAGCAGTTGTTTATTGTAAATCAGATATGGCAAGGCTTTGTTTGCATTGTGATGGTTGTGTACACTCAGCCAATTCTTTGTCAAGAAGGCATTCTCGTTCGCTTTTGTGTGATAAGTGCTATTCTCAGCCGGCAATAATCCGATTTATGGATGCGAAATTGTGCCTTTGTCAAGCTTGTGATTGGAACAGTAATAGTTGTTCGAGTTTAGGGCATAGGTGTGTGGTGTTAAATCCTTATACCGGGTGTCCTTCCTTGTCGGAGTTTACAAGGCTTTGGTCTTCGGTTCTTGATTCCACTTGTTTAGGTGATTCTAGTACTAGTTGGGGGCCGCCCAATTCTTTGTCATTGAATGAGAATTGTGGAAGTGGGAGTACTTGTTTGGAGCAAAAAGATAATGAAGGGTCATTTGGGTTGGTGACGGGCAACTTGAATGAATTAGAGCCTTCTTCCAAGTTTGAGTCTTGGATAGGGAATTGTTCTACCATTCCACCAAATCCAAATTACATGCCCTACTGTAGTGATCAAGCACCATTTTTCTTTGAGGAGTCTGGCGAGCCAAAG GGCTGTTCTGATTTCAAAGATCTTAAACTTCCTGATGGCGATGATCTCTGTGAAGGGCTCAACATCGATGATGTTCAGTTAAATTTTGAATCCGGTGATGAAATATTTGGCTGTTCACAAGGTCAGACCAGATACCAATTTGAAGATGTAGGGACTAATCGCCAATTAATGGAGAAAAATATATCAGTTACTGAATCTGATGGTCCTATTGAGAATGCTCTAGAG GCATCATCATCAGGACAACAGGACTGTGTGGCTTTTCAATCCTCGCCTGTTGGTGGGGCAGTTGGTGTGATGCAGGGAATAAATGGTAGTGCTAATTGCATGCTTGTAAATCTTAGTTGCAACAGGAATATCAGTCTTGGATTTCCTACTGGCCAAGTCCCTTCAAGCATGTCACTTTCGCTATCCAACCTCATTGGTGAAAGTACTGCTGCCAATTATCAAGATTGTGGATTGTCACTAATATTCCTAACGGGTGAATCACCATGGGAACCAAATTTGGAAACTAGCTGCCCACAAGCCAGGGATAAAGCAAAGATGAGATACaatgagaaaaagaagacaCGGAC gtTTAGTAAGCAAATAAGATATGTCTCTCGAAAAGCCAGAGCTGATACTAGAAAACGGGTGAAAGGTAGATTTGTGAAAGCGGGAGAAGCATATGATTATGACCCTCTTGGGACAAGGAACTTTTGA
- the LOC102620516 gene encoding zinc finger protein CONSTANS-LIKE 12 isoform X2 codes for MEPLCEFCGVVRAVVYCKSDMARLCLHCDGCVHSANSLSRRHSRSLLCDKCYSQPAIIRFMDAKLCLCQACDWNSNSCSSLGHRCVVLNPYTGCPSLSEFTRLWSSVLDSTCLGDSSTSWGPPNSLSLNENCGSGSTCLEQKDNEGSFGLVTGNLNELEPSSKFESWIGNCSTIPPNPNYMPYCSDQAPFFFEESGEPKGCSDFKDLKLPDGDDLCEGLNIDDVQLNFESGDEIFGCSQGQTRYQFEDVGTNRQLMEKNISVTESDGPIENALEASSSGQQDCVAFQSSPVGGAVGVMQGINGSANCMLVNLSCNRNISLGFPTGQVPSSMSLSLSNLIGESTAANYQDCGLSLIFLTGESPWEPNLETSCPQARDKAKMRYNEKKKTRTVLMHL; via the exons atggaacCTTTATGTGAGTTTTGTGGGGTGGTGAGAGCAGTTGTTTATTGTAAATCAGATATGGCAAGGCTTTGTTTGCATTGTGATGGTTGTGTACACTCAGCCAATTCTTTGTCAAGAAGGCATTCTCGTTCGCTTTTGTGTGATAAGTGCTATTCTCAGCCGGCAATAATCCGATTTATGGATGCGAAATTGTGCCTTTGTCAAGCTTGTGATTGGAACAGTAATAGTTGTTCGAGTTTAGGGCATAGGTGTGTGGTGTTAAATCCTTATACCGGGTGTCCTTCCTTGTCGGAGTTTACAAGGCTTTGGTCTTCGGTTCTTGATTCCACTTGTTTAGGTGATTCTAGTACTAGTTGGGGGCCGCCCAATTCTTTGTCATTGAATGAGAATTGTGGAAGTGGGAGTACTTGTTTGGAGCAAAAAGATAATGAAGGGTCATTTGGGTTGGTGACGGGCAACTTGAATGAATTAGAGCCTTCTTCCAAGTTTGAGTCTTGGATAGGGAATTGTTCTACCATTCCACCAAATCCAAATTACATGCCCTACTGTAGTGATCAAGCACCATTTTTCTTTGAGGAGTCTGGCGAGCCAAAG GGCTGTTCTGATTTCAAAGATCTTAAACTTCCTGATGGCGATGATCTCTGTGAAGGGCTCAACATCGATGATGTTCAGTTAAATTTTGAATCCGGTGATGAAATATTTGGCTGTTCACAAGGTCAGACCAGATACCAATTTGAAGATGTAGGGACTAATCGCCAATTAATGGAGAAAAATATATCAGTTACTGAATCTGATGGTCCTATTGAGAATGCTCTAGAG GCATCATCATCAGGACAACAGGACTGTGTGGCTTTTCAATCCTCGCCTGTTGGTGGGGCAGTTGGTGTGATGCAGGGAATAAATGGTAGTGCTAATTGCATGCTTGTAAATCTTAGTTGCAACAGGAATATCAGTCTTGGATTTCCTACTGGCCAAGTCCCTTCAAGCATGTCACTTTCGCTATCCAACCTCATTGGTGAAAGTACTGCTGCCAATTATCAAGATTGTGGATTGTCACTAATATTCCTAACGGGTGAATCACCATGGGAACCAAATTTGGAAACTAGCTGCCCACAAGCCAGGGATAAAGCAAAGATGAGATACaatgagaaaaagaagacaCGGAC TGTGTTGATGCATCTGTAA
- the LOC102620042 gene encoding uncharacterized protein LOC102620042 isoform X1 — MFGGLATAPVNSPHLRKSGSRAVVSDFGDEVGNDVEEDFLQTEANGVKNSSTTMSTVDIMPSPVLLWRFKVLLFFIWGFICCKVGWDSVMRMSADLRDLFLYEAFLYYNPLLLVTMMVWLWGVNLWVFAQSNVNYVKIFDLDQDHLTHREVWKCATWMTIIVPTSMTAYLYLYSHGEVSLAASQPVLLYIAVAMILIFPFDIFYLSSRYYLLRTLWRIVLPLQAISFSDFFLADILTSMAKVFSDLERSVCRMVHRQVATIAWFEADSVCGSHSVAIPLVLVLPYLFRLFQCLRQYKDTREKTALFNALKYSTAVPVIFLSALKYHVLPGSWTNFYRPLWLLSSVLNSLYSFYWDITRDWDLSCFTRIFKFNRPHLCSYLFHGRRWVYVWVIGSNLILRCTWTYKLSAHLRHNYLTVFAITVLEMLRRFQWAFFRVENEWNKMNSKSNIQLSEKDNTNEEAKSLISNDHNV; from the exons ATGTTTGGAGGTCTAGCAACTGCTCCTGTTAATAGTCCACATTTGAGAAAATCTGGAAGCAGGGCAGTAGTTTCTGATTTTG GTGATGAGGTGGGAAATGATGTTGAGGAAGATTTCTTGCAGACAGAGGCTAATGGTGTGAAGAACTCAAGTACAACGATGAGTACTGTTGATATCATGCCATCTCCAGTTTTATTGTGGAGATTCAAG GTACTGCTATTCTTCATCTGGGGTTTCATTTGCTGCAAG GTTGGATGGGATTCTGTCATGAGGATGAGTGCAGATCTGCGGGATCTTTTTCTGTACGAGGCATTTTTGTACTATAATCCTCTTCTTCTTGTG ACTATGATGGTGTGGCTTTGGGGAGTAAATTTATGGGTTTTTGCGCAGTCTAATgtcaattatgtaaagatttttgaTCTCGATCAAGATCATCTTACACACAGAGAAGTATGGAAG TGTGCCACATGGATGACTATCATTGTCCCAACAAGCATGACAGCATATCTATATCTTTACTCACATGGAGAAGTATCATTGGCGGCTTCACAACCA GTGCTTTTATATATAGCTGTTGCGATGATTTTGATATTCccttttgatattttttatctgTCATCCCGATACTACTTGTTAAGGACACTTTGGCGGATAGTTCTTCCACTACAG GCAATATCTTTTTCTGACTTCTTCTTGGCTGATATTTTGACCTCCATGGCAAAG GTGTTTTCAGATTTGGAGCGTTCAGTCTGTCGTATGGTTCATCGACAg GTTGCCACTATTGCATGGTTTGAAGCTGATTCTGTTTGTGGAAGTCACTCCGTTGCAATCCCTTTAGTCCTAGTTTTGCCTTACCTTTTCCGTCTGTTTCAATGTCTTCGACAATACAAGGATACAAGAGAGAAAACAGCCCTTTTTAATG CACTAAAATATTCGACTGCAGTACCAGTGATTTTTCTTTCGGCCCTGAAATATCATGTCCTCCCTGGTAGTTGGACAAATTTCTATCGGCCCCTCTGGCTTCTATCTAGTGTTTTGAACTCTTTGTACTCGTTCTATTGGGATATAACCCGAGATTGGGACTTGAG TTGCTTCACTCGAATTTTCAAGTTCAATAGGCCACATCTATGCTCATACCTTTTTCACGGACGCAGATGG GTATATGTTTGGGTGATAGGAAGCAATTTGATCTTGCGATGTACCTGGACTTACAAGTTGTCTGCCCATCTTCGGCATAATTACCTTACTGTGTTTGCAATCACTGTTTTGGAAATGCTCCGTCGATTCCAATGGGCATTTTTCCGTGTTGAAAATGAGTGGAATAAAATGAACTCCAAGTCTAATATTCAGCTCTCTGAGAAAGACAACACAAACGAGGAAGCTAAATCACTTATTTCCAACGACCACAATGTATAG
- the LOC102620042 gene encoding uncharacterized protein LOC102620042 isoform X2: protein MSTVDIMPSPVLLWRFKVLLFFIWGFICCKVGWDSVMRMSADLRDLFLYEAFLYYNPLLLVTMMVWLWGVNLWVFAQSNVNYVKIFDLDQDHLTHREVWKCATWMTIIVPTSMTAYLYLYSHGEVSLAASQPVLLYIAVAMILIFPFDIFYLSSRYYLLRTLWRIVLPLQAISFSDFFLADILTSMAKVFSDLERSVCRMVHRQVATIAWFEADSVCGSHSVAIPLVLVLPYLFRLFQCLRQYKDTREKTALFNALKYSTAVPVIFLSALKYHVLPGSWTNFYRPLWLLSSVLNSLYSFYWDITRDWDLSCFTRIFKFNRPHLCSYLFHGRRWVYVWVIGSNLILRCTWTYKLSAHLRHNYLTVFAITVLEMLRRFQWAFFRVENEWNKMNSKSNIQLSEKDNTNEEAKSLISNDHNV from the exons ATGAGTACTGTTGATATCATGCCATCTCCAGTTTTATTGTGGAGATTCAAG GTACTGCTATTCTTCATCTGGGGTTTCATTTGCTGCAAG GTTGGATGGGATTCTGTCATGAGGATGAGTGCAGATCTGCGGGATCTTTTTCTGTACGAGGCATTTTTGTACTATAATCCTCTTCTTCTTGTG ACTATGATGGTGTGGCTTTGGGGAGTAAATTTATGGGTTTTTGCGCAGTCTAATgtcaattatgtaaagatttttgaTCTCGATCAAGATCATCTTACACACAGAGAAGTATGGAAG TGTGCCACATGGATGACTATCATTGTCCCAACAAGCATGACAGCATATCTATATCTTTACTCACATGGAGAAGTATCATTGGCGGCTTCACAACCA GTGCTTTTATATATAGCTGTTGCGATGATTTTGATATTCccttttgatattttttatctgTCATCCCGATACTACTTGTTAAGGACACTTTGGCGGATAGTTCTTCCACTACAG GCAATATCTTTTTCTGACTTCTTCTTGGCTGATATTTTGACCTCCATGGCAAAG GTGTTTTCAGATTTGGAGCGTTCAGTCTGTCGTATGGTTCATCGACAg GTTGCCACTATTGCATGGTTTGAAGCTGATTCTGTTTGTGGAAGTCACTCCGTTGCAATCCCTTTAGTCCTAGTTTTGCCTTACCTTTTCCGTCTGTTTCAATGTCTTCGACAATACAAGGATACAAGAGAGAAAACAGCCCTTTTTAATG CACTAAAATATTCGACTGCAGTACCAGTGATTTTTCTTTCGGCCCTGAAATATCATGTCCTCCCTGGTAGTTGGACAAATTTCTATCGGCCCCTCTGGCTTCTATCTAGTGTTTTGAACTCTTTGTACTCGTTCTATTGGGATATAACCCGAGATTGGGACTTGAG TTGCTTCACTCGAATTTTCAAGTTCAATAGGCCACATCTATGCTCATACCTTTTTCACGGACGCAGATGG GTATATGTTTGGGTGATAGGAAGCAATTTGATCTTGCGATGTACCTGGACTTACAAGTTGTCTGCCCATCTTCGGCATAATTACCTTACTGTGTTTGCAATCACTGTTTTGGAAATGCTCCGTCGATTCCAATGGGCATTTTTCCGTGTTGAAAATGAGTGGAATAAAATGAACTCCAAGTCTAATATTCAGCTCTCTGAGAAAGACAACACAAACGAGGAAGCTAAATCACTTATTTCCAACGACCACAATGTATAG
- the LOC102619769 gene encoding cyclin-U1-1 encodes MLAATGYSTYQGRLPEPSQNETTTPRVLTIIASVMEKLVARNDRLADSLSRQLTKGNGVFSGSTPIGTSLNTFHGVRAPNISIAKYLERIYKYTNCSPSCFVVGYVYIDRLLHRHPDSLVVSLNVHRLLVTSVMVASKTMDDVHYNNAFYARVGGVSNAELNRLELELLFLLDFGVMVSSRVFESYCLHLEKEMLVNGTTSKIEKAFISNPVDDVTEISAENTASCSPLLSIGLS; translated from the exons ATGCTAGCCGCTACAGGGTACAGTACCTACCAAGGCCGGCTGCCGGAACCGAGCCAAAACGAGACAACCACACCAAGAGTGCTAACCATAATCGCTTCTGTGATGGAGAAACTAGTGGCTAGAAATGACCGGCTAGCGGATAGCTTAAGCCGCCAGTTGACTAAAGGGAATGGAGTGTTCAGTGGGTCGACTCCTATTGGTACAAGCTTGAACACATTCCATGGCGTGAGAGCACCTAATATAAGCATAGCAAAGTACTTGGAAAGGATATACAAATACACAAATTGCAGCCCGTCGTGCTTTGTGGTTGGTTATGTGTACATCGACAGACTGTTGCATAGGCACCCTGACTCTCTCGTGGTGTCGTTGAATGTGCACAGATTGCTTGTCACAAGTGTCATGGTTGCTTCCAAGACGATGGATGATGT ACACTACAATAATGCATTTTATGCTCGGGTTGGGGGAGTGAGCAATGCTGAATTGAACAGGCTCGAATTGGAACTGCTTTTCCTTCTAGATTTTGGAGTTATGGTGAGCTCTAGGGTTTTCGAGAGCTACTGCTTGCACCTGGAAAAGGAGATGCTGGTGAATGGCACAACCTCGAAGATTGAAAAGGCTTTCATCTCCAATCCTGTAGATGATGTTACTGAAATATCAGCTGAAAATACAGCGAGTTGCTCCCCGCTCTTGAGCATTGGACTATCTTGA